Proteins from a genomic interval of Nitrospina gracilis Nb-211:
- a CDS encoding MmgE/PrpD family protein gives MDRYEEQITRYVTGLSYERLSDHAISCAKERWLDSLATAWAAYDAPPAIGMRRFATSATAAPGATVMGTAHKAPMDYAALYLATLIRALDWNDTYLNREPAHPSDNLGAVLAVAEAEGRTGRDLLLATILAYELHCRLCDAAALRKKGWDHVTYGSISSTAAAAKLLGLSAEQTRDALAIAITTGNYLRQTRIGTISQWKAAAFAQASQNGVRAALYVKHGLTGPSDIFTGKHGFINQITQGEFDLALKFGGEDREEFKIVDTYIKYFPAEYHSQSAIWAALELREDIGAERIAGIERIHVETSFHSYEIIGKEPEKWTPKTKETADHSLPYIVAVALMDGDITLEQFDPTHLGDAALQSLVQKVTVAENKHYTEMYGKSFPNKVTVTMQDGTVFEQEVLDPKGHPNNPLKPKELEKKFRAAAGPWLSVDQQDRVVEMVWRMDELESPAPLMQAMVLP, from the coding sequence ATGGACCGGTATGAAGAGCAAATCACCCGGTACGTCACCGGGCTGAGTTATGAGCGCCTGTCGGACCACGCCATCTCCTGTGCCAAGGAGCGCTGGCTGGACAGCCTGGCCACCGCGTGGGCGGCGTATGATGCGCCCCCTGCCATCGGCATGCGCCGGTTCGCCACCTCGGCCACCGCCGCCCCCGGCGCGACGGTGATGGGCACGGCGCATAAAGCACCGATGGATTACGCCGCGTTGTATCTGGCGACGCTCATCCGCGCGCTTGATTGGAACGACACCTACCTCAACCGCGAACCCGCCCATCCCAGTGACAACCTGGGGGCTGTTCTTGCGGTAGCCGAAGCGGAAGGCCGCACCGGGCGCGACCTCCTTCTCGCCACCATCCTTGCTTACGAACTGCATTGCCGTTTGTGCGATGCGGCGGCACTCCGCAAAAAGGGATGGGACCATGTCACTTACGGGTCGATCTCCTCCACCGCCGCGGCGGCGAAACTGTTGGGCCTGTCCGCCGAGCAGACGCGCGACGCCCTCGCCATCGCCATCACCACCGGCAATTACCTCCGGCAGACGCGCATTGGCACCATCTCGCAATGGAAAGCCGCGGCGTTTGCGCAGGCGTCGCAGAACGGCGTGCGCGCCGCGTTGTATGTGAAGCACGGACTCACCGGACCCAGCGATATTTTTACGGGCAAGCACGGCTTCATCAACCAGATCACGCAGGGTGAGTTTGACCTGGCTTTGAAATTTGGCGGCGAGGATCGGGAAGAGTTCAAGATCGTGGACACATACATCAAGTATTTCCCGGCGGAGTACCATTCGCAAAGCGCCATCTGGGCGGCGCTCGAGTTGCGCGAGGACATCGGCGCGGAGCGGATTGCCGGCATCGAACGCATTCATGTCGAGACCAGCTTTCATTCGTACGAGATCATTGGCAAGGAACCGGAGAAGTGGACGCCGAAAACCAAGGAGACCGCCGACCACAGTCTGCCGTACATCGTGGCGGTGGCGCTGATGGATGGCGACATCACGCTCGAGCAATTCGATCCCACGCATCTGGGTGACGCGGCGCTTCAATCCCTGGTGCAGAAGGTGACGGTTGCGGAGAACAAGCATTACACGGAGATGTATGGCAAGTCGTTTCCGAACAAAGTCACGGTCACCATGCAGGATGGCACGGTGTTCGAACAGGAAGTGCTCGATCCGAAAGGCCACCCGAACAACCCGCTCAAGCCGAAGGAACTGGAGAAAAAATTCCGCGCCGCGGCGGGACCGTGGCTGAGTGTCGACCAGCAGGACCGGGTGGTAGAGATGGTGTGGCGGATGGACGAGTTGGAAAGTCCGGCACCGTTGATGCAAGCCATGGTGTTGCCATGA
- a CDS encoding eCIS core domain-containing protein — protein sequence METAKAPVRKKTATSSSKKNASIEYHPAAAVQKKSLRRAMKGEAGGNAVPVGPTSDKYEREADRVADSVMRMPDPAVRSMNATVESPSQIQRNEAAPASSEEKKEEPQPEEEKKNPEVLKKSLLQRAVTEDTSNPEEKPEEKETEETEARIQRQEAEGAGAQEEGPAEGAGTEGEIDQQETEAKGEGEEPVSEEEPEAWPEPEPGEIESVEKVQRKSSGGGVTHVADPGVNARIQSPNGGRPLSSGLRSFVEPRLNQDFSNVRVHDSQQDREDSTSLQARAFTYGNHIWVGKNESADDRRLMTHELVHVVQQGGGVKRKPAPEISKAPKRVQGGWWDDLKSAGRAIVEAVADPAEALRKAKDALLSKASEFVQKVPGFKLLTVILGKNPITDKTVERNANNLIEGFLEFVPGGTKMFQNLKESGALQKSYDWLKAQLAKLNLGWSVIKGLFREAWDAVSLSDIANPFGIFDKLKRIFMPPLIRIKNFAVAVGEKIIEFVFEGAMKLAGPLAQKVIGVFKQGKDVFSTIINDPVQFLKNLLSSVKGGFGQFKDNIVEHLKKGLFGWLFGALEGAGLTLPKKFDLKGILSITLQVLGLTYARVRTKLVKVIGEKRVAFIEKAVEVVKILVTEGLAGVWKRLLGWIGSLKEMVIAQIRNWVITQIVKAAVKKLVTLFNPVGAIIQAILTTYDVIVFFIERIKQIIAVVESIFQSIGKIARGQLSEAKNFVEQTLSRTVPVVISFLASFAGLGGISKKIKAIIKSIQKKVDKAIDKLINFIVGKAKALFGKAKAVAGKVKQWWSERKTFTVGKKQHSLFFEGADIMVKSEKKSLGKFLKDAKTRLGQLQAGQKGADKDDLGRLSTIYGKADLLYAQLKSARDKTMSDARKGKGDAPTKDEEKKYGELRDAVAALMATLSSEGGSTAEATKVTYGGLEHGQLGISATANPLSIKGEAGSEPTSAVNTDIWNAVSQRKESGRSFYIRGHLLNARLHGPGDNKKNITPITETANKQHSSQAEEKVKDVVWNRKGSKGKDENPGGVAVYYKVAAVYDGGNKSTADKLIKQVDTTDKYDSQAGRDTAKHILENEKKLPTALKVEAHRLDDKKTPIPVIPSISTKMPDALPGVEGARPTPVNLSTDDAATIHANTGIGMAKATLIAESRAADGYLWWESKSAAEGGATDGKHTAIESVPGIGSKTIEKLKGMPWVKLRK from the coding sequence ATGGAAACGGCGAAGGCTCCGGTCCGCAAAAAAACGGCCACTTCTTCCTCGAAAAAAAACGCTTCCATTGAGTACCATCCCGCGGCGGCGGTGCAGAAAAAAAGCCTGCGCCGCGCCATGAAAGGCGAGGCCGGGGGCAACGCCGTTCCCGTCGGCCCCACATCGGATAAGTATGAACGGGAAGCCGACCGGGTGGCCGATTCCGTTATGCGCATGCCCGACCCGGCGGTGCGTTCCATGAACGCAACCGTGGAATCCCCTTCCCAGATACAACGCAATGAAGCCGCTCCCGCGTCCAGTGAAGAAAAGAAGGAAGAACCGCAACCGGAAGAGGAAAAGAAAAACCCCGAAGTTTTAAAGAAGAGCCTTCTCCAGCGTGCCGTGACGGAAGACACTTCCAACCCTGAAGAAAAACCGGAAGAGAAGGAGACGGAAGAAACCGAAGCCCGGATTCAAAGGCAGGAAGCGGAAGGAGCGGGGGCGCAGGAGGAAGGCCCGGCGGAAGGTGCAGGCACTGAAGGCGAGATCGATCAACAGGAAACGGAAGCCAAAGGCGAAGGTGAAGAACCGGTCAGCGAGGAAGAACCGGAAGCCTGGCCGGAGCCGGAACCGGGCGAAATCGAGTCGGTCGAAAAAGTTCAGCGCAAGAGTAGCGGTGGCGGAGTGACGCACGTGGCCGATCCGGGCGTCAACGCCCGCATTCAATCGCCGAACGGCGGACGGCCTTTGTCTTCCGGGTTGCGATCATTTGTCGAGCCGCGCCTCAATCAGGATTTTTCCAACGTCCGTGTGCACGATTCACAACAGGACCGGGAAGACTCCACATCCCTGCAGGCGCGCGCATTCACCTACGGCAACCACATCTGGGTGGGCAAAAACGAAAGCGCCGACGACCGCCGATTGATGACGCACGAACTGGTGCATGTGGTGCAACAGGGGGGTGGCGTGAAACGCAAACCGGCACCCGAAATTTCCAAAGCGCCGAAGCGCGTGCAGGGGGGCTGGTGGGACGATCTCAAATCCGCCGGCAGGGCGATTGTCGAAGCGGTGGCGGACCCCGCCGAAGCTCTGCGCAAGGCCAAGGACGCATTGCTCAGCAAGGCGTCGGAGTTCGTGCAGAAGGTGCCGGGATTCAAACTGCTCACCGTCATCCTCGGCAAAAACCCCATCACCGACAAAACGGTGGAGCGCAACGCCAACAACCTGATCGAAGGATTTCTGGAATTCGTGCCCGGCGGCACGAAGATGTTCCAGAACCTGAAGGAATCCGGCGCCCTGCAAAAATCTTATGACTGGTTGAAGGCGCAGTTGGCAAAACTCAACCTCGGCTGGTCCGTCATCAAGGGACTGTTCCGCGAGGCATGGGACGCCGTCAGCCTGTCCGACATCGCCAATCCTTTCGGAATATTCGATAAATTAAAACGAATCTTCATGCCGCCTTTGATCCGCATCAAAAATTTTGCGGTGGCGGTCGGCGAGAAGATCATCGAATTCGTTTTTGAAGGAGCCATGAAGCTGGCCGGGCCGCTGGCGCAGAAGGTCATCGGTGTCTTCAAACAGGGCAAGGACGTTTTCTCCACCATCATCAACGATCCCGTGCAGTTCCTCAAGAACCTGCTTTCGTCGGTGAAAGGTGGTTTCGGCCAGTTCAAAGACAATATTGTCGAGCATCTCAAGAAGGGATTGTTCGGCTGGCTGTTCGGTGCGTTGGAAGGCGCGGGCCTGACCCTGCCCAAGAAGTTCGATCTCAAGGGCATCCTGTCCATCACTCTGCAGGTGCTGGGACTGACGTACGCGCGCGTCCGCACCAAGCTGGTGAAGGTGATCGGCGAGAAGCGGGTGGCCTTCATCGAAAAAGCGGTCGAGGTGGTGAAGATTCTCGTCACCGAAGGCCTCGCGGGTGTATGGAAAAGACTGCTGGGCTGGATCGGATCGTTGAAGGAAATGGTCATCGCCCAGATCCGCAACTGGGTCATCACGCAGATAGTGAAGGCCGCGGTGAAAAAGCTGGTCACTCTGTTCAATCCCGTCGGTGCCATCATCCAGGCCATCCTCACCACTTATGATGTGATCGTGTTTTTCATTGAGCGCATCAAGCAGATCATCGCCGTAGTGGAATCGATCTTCCAGTCTATCGGCAAAATAGCCCGCGGCCAGTTGAGCGAGGCGAAAAACTTTGTCGAGCAGACGTTGAGCCGCACCGTGCCGGTGGTGATCAGTTTCCTCGCCAGCTTTGCCGGGCTGGGCGGCATCTCGAAAAAAATCAAAGCCATCATCAAGTCCATCCAGAAGAAAGTGGACAAGGCCATCGACAAGCTCATCAACTTCATCGTGGGCAAAGCCAAGGCTCTGTTCGGCAAGGCCAAGGCTGTGGCGGGAAAAGTCAAACAGTGGTGGAGCGAGCGCAAAACCTTCACCGTCGGCAAGAAACAGCACTCCCTGTTTTTCGAAGGTGCCGACATCATGGTGAAGAGCGAAAAGAAGTCTCTGGGCAAGTTTCTCAAGGACGCGAAAACCCGGTTGGGACAGTTGCAGGCCGGGCAGAAGGGGGCGGACAAGGACGACCTCGGCCGTCTGTCGACAATCTATGGCAAGGCCGACCTGTTGTATGCGCAGTTGAAAAGCGCACGCGACAAAACAATGAGCGATGCGCGCAAAGGCAAGGGAGACGCCCCCACCAAGGATGAGGAAAAGAAATATGGGGAATTGCGGGACGCTGTGGCCGCGCTCATGGCGACTTTGAGCAGTGAAGGGGGCTCCACTGCCGAAGCGACGAAGGTGACGTACGGCGGACTGGAACACGGTCAACTGGGAATAAGCGCCACCGCCAATCCGCTCAGCATCAAAGGGGAAGCGGGAAGCGAACCCACTTCGGCGGTCAACACGGACATCTGGAACGCGGTCAGCCAGCGCAAGGAAAGCGGCCGCAGTTTTTACATCCGCGGACACCTGTTGAACGCACGCCTGCACGGACCGGGCGACAATAAAAAGAACATCACTCCGATTACGGAGACCGCCAACAAACAGCACTCCAGCCAGGCCGAGGAAAAAGTGAAGGACGTGGTGTGGAACCGCAAAGGCAGCAAGGGCAAGGATGAGAATCCCGGCGGTGTGGCGGTGTATTATAAAGTGGCGGCGGTGTACGACGGCGGCAACAAATCCACCGCTGACAAATTGATCAAGCAGGTGGACACGACCGACAAATACGACTCGCAGGCCGGGCGTGATACGGCCAAACACATTCTGGAAAACGAGAAGAAATTGCCCACCGCCCTCAAGGTGGAGGCTCACCGCCTGGACGATAAGAAAACTCCGATCCCGGTCATCCCCAGCATATCTACCAAAATGCCCGACGCCCTGCCAGGTGTGGAGGGTGCGCGTCCTACGCCGGTGAACCTGAGCACCGACGATGCCGCAACCATCCATGCCAACACGGGCATCGGCATGGCCAAAGCCACACTGATTGCGGAATCGCGCGCCGCCGACGGGTATCTGTGGTGGGAATCCAAATCCGCCGCCGAGGGAGGCGCAACGGATGGAAAGCACACCGCCATCGAATCGGTTCCCGGTATCGGTTCCAAGACCATCGAAAAACTCAAAGGCATGCCGTGGGTCAAACTGCGAAAATAA
- a CDS encoding DUF6519 domain-containing protein, which produces MKTQISRNSRVPSNRYSGVYQQQGRMLTDADWNELSDLVKERLHQALTDVLGSGVPKDRGMIALKNQDREVDVLRWGQVYVDGIPAEVRPRVEEDEAPPQSFEFDKQADLPPGNNDALIAPPAIGEHWLYVDVWDRTVTSLEDDQLRDPALQGADTCTRTQTMAQVKWADSAEDIDALPEKGNAPLSLTLRQGRTEPDPCDPCAEEVNLDMEIGNYLFRVEVHDAEYNNAGRLLKLTLKWSSENGAEQYEVQETDTDYPPGFLDYGKWTYEFFSGADALFASEKHLGVFLQRNADYPLRGPLVHGNAPEGEEDPFSLIRRWDGYCTLSRANPAQNWTVEGADRISPLSTASGADAPGHVDVDDILLIVLSALDLEVALRVKDEGGIERDAVFVPGDYWYAPVRERVHTAGDVILPEREPEGIRHHYLKLAKIVDGDVVTDDTVWNGPGPDGEHPRKFPFPRLSELDAQDVGYTPACDHTEGTPDLKSFLQGKLGADWPGLNGREASVRDVLDALLCEMNAAHLPLDVDDTENCLLTRDESLETVQQALNRLCERIRDLTAEDIAFTLPECTEPSLKTCLEDLIEPKWKPENPGEPTDVAKVLETLLCQLNARHLPMDPTDDQLCHELKEDKTVQDALNTLCLMRRQGCVTLSLDPADGDIAQLIETQIQNDTAITDVHLCLRTGEFRITRPILFKNKGHVKISGAGKGTRLTLGQGEKVFEFEGCKSVVVEDVNLESEKLSTGFHGRNGLLHALNCGPVQAERVSFRTAAGVRTKATCVTVRMNDSATATQMKNARARIRECELNVGHLQQGILLVNMKRATVEDNVLRVTPKPANLTFDILVNNKARRNKLVNRLISNFQIDKTGVTGTTKGDEKTFHITKGDTTYKVTMKSPVPERQWTAYFKDNPPADADMKDESAFMAYMEKQVNDVVDNPQKLPAYESQSSRMKSIFNARGTLDLYNSDAMKAARRSMLAGDTKVEVVESKETTSHQVTLKVGNLQVRFESELPADVWKRMVQDIPTAQKTESKLEGALRAQAEKLIVDAVYRDKFAEVKAWWDRLRTEKNPSVAMQGIVCAGHQAEEVRIHNNSLEGVNEGIHVGTSANQKNPNRVYHSGTVFISGNVMSLRRPVEQAVGISGIFVGNCRHLTVENNRIKISTFKKTKSQPFHHNWGILIHGYLGRMVMVRQNRTQHCRTGVGVFALPQSESGNMWVAEYNLAEGASSVVSAPDFIRSNNIS; this is translated from the coding sequence ATGAAGACCCAGATTTCCAGAAACTCACGCGTGCCTTCGAACCGGTATTCCGGGGTGTATCAACAGCAGGGCCGCATGCTCACCGATGCCGACTGGAACGAGTTGAGCGATCTGGTGAAAGAGCGCCTGCACCAGGCGTTGACCGACGTGCTGGGCAGTGGCGTGCCGAAAGACCGCGGCATGATCGCACTCAAAAACCAGGACCGGGAGGTGGATGTCCTGCGCTGGGGGCAGGTGTATGTGGACGGCATCCCCGCCGAGGTGCGCCCGCGCGTGGAGGAAGATGAGGCCCCGCCGCAGTCGTTCGAGTTCGACAAGCAGGCTGACCTGCCGCCTGGAAACAACGACGCATTGATCGCTCCGCCCGCCATTGGCGAGCACTGGTTGTATGTGGACGTGTGGGACCGGACGGTCACGTCGCTGGAAGACGACCAACTGCGCGATCCCGCACTGCAGGGTGCGGATACCTGCACGCGCACGCAGACCATGGCGCAGGTCAAGTGGGCGGACAGCGCCGAGGATATCGACGCTCTTCCGGAAAAAGGCAACGCACCGTTGTCTCTCACCCTGCGGCAGGGCCGGACGGAGCCCGATCCGTGCGATCCCTGCGCGGAGGAAGTCAACCTCGATATGGAAATCGGCAACTACCTGTTCCGGGTCGAAGTGCACGATGCGGAATACAACAATGCCGGACGGTTGTTGAAGTTGACGCTCAAGTGGTCCAGTGAAAACGGGGCGGAGCAGTACGAAGTGCAGGAAACCGATACCGATTATCCCCCCGGGTTTCTTGATTACGGGAAATGGACGTACGAATTTTTCAGCGGCGCCGATGCGCTGTTCGCGAGCGAAAAACACCTCGGCGTGTTTCTGCAACGCAACGCTGATTATCCGTTGCGCGGACCGCTGGTGCACGGCAACGCCCCCGAAGGTGAGGAAGACCCGTTTTCGCTGATCCGCCGCTGGGACGGTTACTGCACGTTGAGCCGCGCCAACCCGGCACAGAACTGGACGGTGGAAGGCGCCGACCGCATTTCCCCGCTGTCTACCGCAAGCGGAGCGGATGCGCCCGGCCACGTCGATGTGGACGACATATTGCTGATCGTACTCAGCGCGCTCGACCTGGAGGTGGCTCTGCGCGTGAAGGACGAAGGCGGCATCGAGCGCGATGCCGTGTTCGTGCCCGGCGATTACTGGTATGCGCCGGTGCGGGAGCGGGTGCACACCGCGGGGGATGTCATCCTTCCGGAGCGGGAGCCGGAGGGCATCCGGCATCATTATCTGAAGCTGGCGAAAATCGTTGATGGCGATGTGGTGACCGATGATACGGTGTGGAACGGGCCCGGTCCGGATGGAGAGCATCCGCGCAAGTTTCCATTCCCGCGCCTGTCCGAACTCGATGCGCAGGACGTCGGTTACACGCCCGCGTGCGACCACACGGAGGGCACGCCGGATCTGAAATCGTTCCTGCAAGGCAAGTTGGGTGCGGACTGGCCGGGATTGAACGGCCGCGAAGCCTCGGTGCGCGATGTGCTCGATGCGTTGCTGTGCGAAATGAACGCGGCGCATCTGCCACTCGATGTGGACGATACCGAAAATTGCCTGCTCACGCGTGATGAAAGCCTGGAGACGGTGCAACAGGCTCTCAATCGTCTGTGTGAGCGCATTCGTGATCTCACAGCGGAGGACATCGCTTTCACCCTGCCGGAATGCACCGAACCCAGCCTCAAGACCTGCCTGGAAGACTTGATCGAACCCAAGTGGAAGCCGGAGAATCCGGGCGAGCCCACGGATGTGGCGAAAGTGCTGGAGACGTTGCTTTGCCAGCTCAATGCGCGGCACCTGCCGATGGACCCCACCGATGATCAGTTGTGTCATGAGTTGAAGGAAGACAAAACGGTGCAGGATGCGTTGAACACCCTCTGCCTCATGCGGCGTCAGGGATGCGTCACCCTGTCGCTCGATCCCGCCGATGGCGACATTGCGCAGTTGATCGAAACGCAGATTCAAAACGACACCGCCATCACCGACGTGCATTTGTGCCTGCGCACCGGGGAGTTCCGCATTACCAGACCGATTCTGTTCAAGAACAAGGGACACGTCAAGATCAGTGGCGCAGGCAAGGGAACGCGCCTCACCCTCGGCCAGGGAGAAAAGGTGTTTGAGTTTGAAGGATGCAAGAGTGTGGTCGTTGAGGACGTGAATCTGGAAAGCGAAAAGCTGTCCACGGGATTCCACGGCCGCAACGGCTTGTTGCACGCGTTGAACTGCGGTCCGGTGCAGGCGGAACGCGTTTCCTTCAGAACCGCCGCCGGTGTGCGTACCAAGGCGACCTGCGTCACCGTACGTATGAATGATTCCGCAACCGCAACGCAAATGAAAAATGCCCGCGCGCGCATTCGTGAATGCGAGCTCAATGTGGGGCACCTGCAACAGGGCATTCTGCTGGTAAATATGAAGCGGGCCACGGTCGAGGACAATGTCCTGCGCGTAACACCGAAACCGGCAAACCTCACTTTCGATATTCTCGTGAACAACAAGGCCCGGCGGAACAAGCTGGTGAATCGCCTGATCTCGAATTTCCAGATCGACAAGACCGGCGTGACCGGAACCACAAAAGGCGACGAAAAAACATTTCATATTACAAAAGGCGACACGACTTATAAGGTCACCATGAAGTCTCCGGTTCCAGAGAGACAGTGGACCGCCTACTTTAAGGACAACCCGCCTGCGGATGCGGATATGAAGGATGAGTCTGCATTCATGGCGTACATGGAAAAACAGGTCAATGATGTGGTGGACAACCCGCAGAAACTGCCCGCTTACGAATCGCAATCTAGCCGGATGAAGTCAATATTCAACGCGCGGGGCACGCTGGATTTGTATAACAGCGATGCGATGAAAGCCGCGCGGCGCAGCATGCTGGCCGGCGATACCAAGGTGGAGGTGGTTGAGTCCAAGGAAACCACCTCCCACCAGGTGACGCTGAAAGTGGGAAACCTGCAGGTGCGTTTTGAATCCGAATTACCGGCGGACGTCTGGAAGCGGATGGTGCAGGACATTCCAACCGCACAGAAAACAGAATCGAAACTGGAAGGGGCGTTGCGCGCACAGGCGGAGAAACTGATCGTCGATGCCGTTTATCGGGACAAATTCGCGGAGGTGAAGGCATGGTGGGACCGATTGCGCACGGAGAAAAATCCCTCCGTTGCAATGCAGGGCATCGTCTGCGCCGGTCATCAGGCAGAGGAAGTGCGCATTCACAACAATTCGCTGGAAGGGGTCAACGAAGGCATCCACGTCGGCACCAGCGCCAACCAGAAGAACCCGAACCGGGTTTATCACAGCGGCACCGTTTTCATTTCCGGAAACGTCATGAGCCTGCGCCGTCCGGTGGAGCAGGCCGTGGGCATTTCCGGTATTTTCGTCGGCAACTGCCGTCACCTGACGGTCGAGAACAACCGCATCAAGATCTCCACGTTCAAGAAAACGAAATCGCAACCCTTCCACCACAATTGGGGCATTCTGATCCACGGCTACCTGGGGCGCATGGTGATGGTACGCCAGAACCGCACTCAGCATTGCCGAACGGGTGTTGGCGTGTTCGCCCTGCCGCAATCCGAGTCGGGCAACATGTGGGTGGCCGAGTACAACCTGGCCGAAGGCGCGAGCAGCGTGGTCAGCGCACCGGACTTTATCAGGTCGAACAATATTTCTTGA
- a CDS encoding phage tail protein produces MTTTTRKENGKRLFDLLPAVYRTNDNSDHNLNQGRRDRYNGDLGLYLDACGELLDQVQHTLEQRLADLFPDNPLEADRLACQEWLLPYFAKLLDVRLVSPHARGQREEVANAVSWRQRKGTLRVAELLAEAVGQMEVELQEGWKRVATTPRVDKPCLRAAALGYSSALDETRYQKFPQVASRHPALPAVTVDFRHPSGARQTEAHNPAARVSRFGGQSVPWRAVSLHGAPCRADSYEDVSRRTVDMRSPDWKRGHYHPKRMLFYYPPPAGFFDAPVHAFKWADHADFLEVIEFYEGGNKVIEFTRKEVEGVDADVWQVEDAVTLTEPAVYRFADLQFLDALTIENGFLEMERCTVKSLTGKREDLENPVLTMRDSLLENVTANKGLVRLEYTTVLKTATVGKLQASDCIFMGPVQFALPVASIPGKHCIRFSRLQPGQAVNGVTEFKNTRDRVHLFSSVYGERGCGVLHPATSDAVTAGAEEGGEMGAYHHQFLVRQRQAMLDKLQDYIPVGMQAALIPDPRLLVVPPGDTNGDEIES; encoded by the coding sequence ATGACCACGACGACCCGAAAAGAAAATGGAAAGCGGCTGTTCGATCTGCTGCCTGCGGTGTACCGCACCAACGACAACAGCGACCACAACCTGAATCAGGGCCGACGCGACCGGTACAACGGCGACCTTGGATTGTATCTCGACGCCTGCGGTGAACTGCTGGACCAGGTGCAACACACGCTGGAGCAACGGTTGGCGGATCTGTTTCCCGACAACCCGCTGGAAGCCGATCGGTTGGCATGCCAGGAATGGTTGCTTCCTTACTTTGCGAAACTGCTCGACGTGCGCCTGGTGTCGCCGCACGCGCGCGGCCAGCGCGAGGAAGTGGCGAATGCCGTGAGCTGGCGTCAACGCAAAGGCACCTTGCGGGTGGCCGAATTGTTGGCGGAAGCGGTCGGGCAGATGGAAGTCGAACTGCAGGAAGGCTGGAAACGCGTCGCCACCACGCCGCGCGTCGACAAACCGTGCCTGCGGGCCGCGGCTCTTGGTTACAGTAGCGCTTTGGACGAGACGCGTTACCAGAAGTTTCCGCAGGTCGCCAGTCGTCATCCCGCATTGCCCGCGGTGACGGTGGACTTCCGCCATCCGTCCGGCGCCAGGCAGACCGAAGCGCACAACCCCGCCGCACGGGTGAGCCGGTTCGGCGGTCAGTCGGTGCCGTGGCGTGCGGTCAGCCTGCACGGCGCGCCGTGTCGTGCCGACTCTTATGAGGACGTGTCGCGGCGCACGGTGGACATGCGGTCGCCCGACTGGAAACGCGGCCATTACCACCCCAAGCGCATGCTGTTTTACTATCCGCCTCCCGCGGGGTTTTTCGATGCGCCGGTGCATGCCTTCAAATGGGCGGACCACGCAGACTTTCTGGAGGTCATCGAATTTTATGAAGGCGGCAACAAGGTCATCGAGTTCACACGGAAAGAGGTGGAGGGCGTCGATGCGGATGTGTGGCAGGTGGAGGATGCGGTGACGTTGACCGAGCCTGCGGTGTACCGCTTTGCTGATCTCCAGTTTCTCGATGCCCTCACCATCGAAAACGGATTTCTCGAAATGGAGCGCTGTACGGTGAAGTCCCTGACGGGAAAACGGGAAGACCTGGAAAACCCCGTCCTCACCATGCGCGACAGCTTGTTGGAAAATGTCACCGCGAACAAGGGGCTGGTGCGGTTGGAATACACCACGGTGTTGAAGACGGCGACGGTTGGAAAACTTCAGGCCAGCGACTGCATTTTTATGGGACCCGTACAGTTTGCGTTGCCCGTGGCCTCCATCCCCGGCAAGCACTGCATCCGGTTCAGCCGGTTGCAACCGGGACAGGCGGTGAACGGTGTGACCGAATTCAAAAACACGCGCGACAGGGTGCACCTGTTTTCCAGCGTTTATGGCGAACGTGGTTGCGGCGTGTTGCATCCCGCCACGTCCGACGCGGTCACCGCAGGCGCCGAAGAAGGCGGCGAGATGGGCGCGTATCATCATCAATTTCTGGTCCGGCAGAGGCAGGCCATGCTGGATAAATTACAGGATTACATTCCGGTCGGCATGCAGGCGGCGTTGATCCCCGATCCGCGCCTGCTTGTGGTGCCCCCCGGCGACACCAACGGAGACGAGATCGAATCATGA
- a CDS encoding GPW/gp25 family protein has protein sequence MGFLGDTPYMKFPFRVGESGVAVSDRIRHVREQVEQVLYTDPGERVFRPEFGAGLRALVFEPNNSALRELSRKRLTHSLTEALRGEVDPRSLNIEVQPRNGVDSELVIVISYTLTAVRHEEQQEFEVSF, from the coding sequence ATGGGATTTCTGGGCGACACACCTTATATGAAGTTTCCTTTCCGCGTCGGCGAATCCGGCGTGGCAGTCAGTGATCGCATCCGCCACGTGCGCGAACAGGTGGAGCAGGTGTTGTACACCGACCCCGGCGAACGCGTGTTCCGGCCGGAGTTCGGTGCGGGACTGCGCGCGCTTGTCTTTGAGCCGAACAATTCCGCCTTGCGCGAGCTCAGTCGCAAGCGGCTCACGCATTCGTTGACGGAAGCATTGCGCGGCGAGGTCGATCCGCGCAGTCTCAATATCGAAGTGCAACCGCGTAACGGCGTGGACAGCGAACTGGTCATCGTCATCAGCTACACGCTGACGGCGGTGCGGCATGAAGAACAACAGGAATTCGAAGTCAGCTTTTAG